Genomic DNA from Pigmentiphaga litoralis:
AATGACGGGTGGCGTGCACGAACGCGTGCGCAACGCCCGATCAGAACGGCGGAATCCCCACTGCGCTGCCTGCCGATTCGATGGTGGTCGCGAACCCGATGCCGATGAAGGTATGCGCTTCGGTCGGGTTCAGGATGGCGGTGACGATGCCGACCACTTCGCCATCCATCGACACCAGCGGACCGCCGGAATTGCCCGGGTTGGCCGCCGCGTCGAACTGGATCAGCTTGGTCAATTCCTGCTTGCCCTGGGGGGATACAAAGGCGCGGTCCAGGCCCGATACGACGCCCGACGATACCGACGGGCCGATGCCGAACGGGAATCCGACAGCAACCACTTCGTCACCCGGACGCAGGTTGGCGGTGCTGCCCAGCGTTGCAGGCGGAAGGTCATCGGGCGTGGACTTGGCCTTAATGACGGCCAGGTCCTTGTCGGGCTGGACGCCGACCACTGTGGCTTCGGACTCGAAGCCGTCAAAAAAGGTAACGACCAGACGCTTGGATCCGGCGATCACATGGAAATTGGTCAGGATCGTGCCGTCTTCCACCACCACGACCCCAGACCCGACACTGCCGCGGTCTTCGTCGGGCGTCTCCTCCTTGCCGGACGGTGCACCGGGCTTGGCGCCCCGTTCGCCGTCGCGCGGCGCGCCGGGCTTACCCGCGTCGGCCTGGCGGTTGGGCGGCTTGCCGCCATCATTGCGTGGTTTTTCCTGCGGCGACGGCACGGTGTCGGCCTTGGGTACGGCGCCCTGTGGCTTGGTCTCGGTGGGGACGGTATCGGGATACCCGCGCACCCGCACCACCGACCGGCGCACCGCTTCGGCCGCACGCGCAGGGCGTGAGGGCAATGACTGCGTTTCGAGCGTGTGCAGCACCGCGGCGTTGATGTCTTCCTGCGTCAGCGGGGCCTGGCCACCCGGCGCGGCCCGCAGCAACAGGGCCAGCACGCCCGCGCAAAGCAGGCCGGCGAAAAACATCGCGGCCTTGTCGTGGCGGCGCAGGAAAGCGCGGGTGCGGGAGGGGGGACGTGAGTCGGTGGGGGATGCAGAAGCAGGAGGGGATGACGCGGAGGAAGGCGGCGCTGCCGAGGGCATGGCCTGCGCACTCGGGGCCGATGTCGGCCGACTCGTGCTGCTGTAGAGTGGTGCTCGCTTCATCCTCTGACCCTCAAGATTCGCATCGGCCTGGCAGGAACCAAGTTAACACTTTCACTCCGGATTTGGTACATCCGTCTTTACCAGCGACAGGGTTCATGTGCATACTGGGGCTGACGATTTCCTCCGTCTTGCAGCCCGACGAACAAGGAGCATCCATGCGGTTTTTATGGCCTGACCTGCTCTGGTCATTGCTCCTCGTTCCCCTCTTGGTCGCGGCCTATATCGCCGTGCTGCGGCGGCGAAAAAAAGCGGTGCTCCGTTACTCCAGCATGCTGCTCGTCCGGGACGCACTCGGGCCTGCGCAGCGCTTCCGCCGGCACATTCCTCCCCTGCTTTTTTTGTTAGCGATGATTTCAGCGCTGTTCGCCGCGGCCCGGCCCAGCGCCACGGTCGTGCTCCCGGCGGAATACCTGACCCTGGTGCTGGCGATGGATGTGTCGCGCAGCATGCAGGCCAGCGACGTCGAGCCGACCCGGATGTTCGCCGCGCAAGGGGCCGCCAAACAATTTATTGACGAGCTTCCCTCCAGCGTGCGGCTGGGTATCGTGTCGTTCGCCGGCACGGCTGCCGTGGTGCAGACCCCGACCGAAAGCCGGCCCGACATGATCGCGGCCATTGAACGCTTCCAGCTTCAGCGTGGCACGGCCACGGGCAGCGGCCTGATCCTGGCGCTGGCCATGCTGTTCCCGCAAGACGGGATCGATCTGGAATCCGAAGTCTTCCGCAGCAATTCCCGGTATGGCTCGCGCGCCCTGCCCCCTGCTGGCGCAAAGCCCGAAGCGCCCGTGCAAAAGCGTGCGCCGGTCATGCCGGCGTCGTATACGGGGGGCGCAATCATCCTTCTGAGCGACGGCCGCCGCACGACCGGGCCGGATCCCCTGGACGCCGCCAAGATGGCGGCCGAACGCGGCGTGCGGGTCTATACCGTCGGCTTCGGCACGAACCAGGGCGCCATGATTGGCGATGAAGGCTGGTCCTTCTATGCGCGGCTGGACGAACCCACCTTGAAAGCGGTCGCACAGATGACCGGCGGTGAATATTTCCAGGCCAGTTCCGCGGCAGACCTGCGCAAGATCTACGAAGGCCTGAACCTGAAGTTTTCGATGGAAAAGCGCGAGACCGAAATCAGCGCGCTATTTGCCGCCATGGCCGCCCTGCTGACCGTGCTGGCGGCTGGACTGTCGGTGCTGTGGTTCCGGCGGCAGTGATGGATCGACCCGGATCCATCACGCCCCGCTGCCCAAAGCGGGATCAGCCGGCCTGCGGATCCAGGTGCTTCGCCAGAAACGCTTCCATGGCCGTGTAGAACTCGAACTGGTTCTCTTCGTTGTGGAAGCCATGGCCTTCGTTGTCCTTCACCATGTATTCCACCTCGACGCCCCTGCCCCGCAGCGCCGCCACGATCTGATCGCTTTCATCCTTGTTGACGCGCGGATCCTGCGCGCCCTGGGCCACGAACAGCGGCGTCGTGATCTTGTCCACAAAGAACACGGGTGACCCTTCGCGGAGCAACGCCTCGTCCTTTTCCGGATGGCCGACCATCTCGTGCATGGAGTCCAGGAAAGGCTTCCAGTAAGGCGGAATGGTGTTCATGAAGGTGAACAGGTTGGCCACGCCAACATAGTCGACCGCCGCAGCGTACAGATCCGGCGTGAACGCAATGCCGGCCAGGGTCGCATAGCCGCCATAACTTGCGCCATAGATGGCGACCCGCTTGGGATCCGCCACGCCCGACTTCACCAGCCAGTGCACGCCGTCGGTAATGTCGTGCTGCATGGTCTTGCCCCACTGCTTGAACGACGCTTCCCAGAACGCGCGGCCAAAGCCGGTCGATCCACGGAAATTGATCTGCAGAACGGCGTAGCCCCGATTGGCCAGGAACTGGATTTCCGGGTTGAAGCCCCACACGTCGCGCGCCCATGGCCCGCCGTGCGGATTCACGATCACCGGCAGATTCTCGGTCGGCACACCCACCGGCAGGGTCAGGTAGCCTCGGATGGTCAGGCCATCGCGCGCCGCGAATTCGATGGGCTTCATGACCGCCATGTCGTCTTCGGCGAGGTGCGGCTGGATCACGCTCAGCAGGGTCAGCTTGCGCGACTCGCTGTCGTACAGGTAGCGCGCTCCCTGCGTCCGATCGTTGTAGGTCGCAACGATAAAGCGGGTCTCGTCGCGGGTGGCGCTCTGCAGGGCGATTTCATACCCCGGCAACTGCTGCGCCAGATCGTCGTAGACCGCGGCCAATACCGGGTCCAGCACCTTGTGCTCGCTCTTCCACGTCGTGTAGTGGATCTCGGTCAGCACCTTGCGGCGATGGGAATAGGCCAGCCCCGACACATCCACATCGGGGTGCTCAAACAGCAGCGCGCCTTCTTGCGCCGTTTGCGGATCGAATTCAAAGATGGCCGCCTTGTCGCGCCCCCGGTTGGACGACACGTACAGCCGGCGATTGTCGAACGTAAAGAACAGCGGCGACACCGACTCCTTGAAGTCGGTGGTCAGCAGCGCCTTGAACTCGTCGGTTTCCTGGTCGCGGTACAGCAGCGTGTTGTTGACGCCATCGGTAGTGATCGCCAGGCGCAGCTTGCCGTCGTGATCGGTCCCCCAGCCGGTGATGTTGCCCGGGTTGGCCGCCACCAGCTCGGCCTCGCCCGTCGCGACGTCGACACGGAACACGTCGAATACCTGGCTGTCCCGGTGGTTGTGCGACAGCAGCAGATGCGCGTCGTCATCTTCCAGGTCGTCCACCAGTTGCGCCCGCACGCCTTCAAACGGAGTCAGGTCGCGAGGCGCTGCCCCGCCCGCGATCGGCACCGACAGCACATGGAAGTTCTCGTCGCCGCCGAAGTCCTTGACGTACAGCACATGCTCGCTGCCCTTCCAGAAATAGCCGCCCACGTCGCGCGCGGTTTCGGACGTCAGGGCCCGCGGTTCACCCGACAGCGTGCCATCGGCAGCCAGCGGCTGCACGAACACATTCTGGCGTCCGGCATGCGGCGCCAGGAAGGCCAGATGCTTGCCGTCGGGCGAAATGCGGTATTGCGACCGTTCGGGCTTGCGAAAGAAATCCCTGACGTCGTAACGCTTGGCGGGGGCGGTTCGGGCAGGGGAAGTCGTCATGGGCAAGCACCTTGGAAAGTGAGCAAAGAAGGTTCGATACTGTAGCCCGCCGATAGGTTCCGGCATCCATCCCAGCATGCCGGCTCATGCTGCACTGCACACAAATGGAAAAACTTGAGTCCGTGCCCTGGGGCGGGCTTGCTTGTTAGGATGAATCACTTCTCAACCGTACCCAGAGAGGTGACATGGACGCGATCCTTCCCGACAACGTCTTGGCCCTGGCTCGCCCCTGGCTGCTGTTCGGTGCGGCCATCGTCGTGGCGCTGATCGCGGCGTTCCTGATCCACCGCACGCTAATTGCCGTGCTGCGCCGCCTGGCTCGCCGCAAGCCCTTCACCACCGCCATGACACAGTATGCGTACCGCGCCAGCCAGGTCGTGCTGATGCTGTTCGCGGTCCGCATGGTGCTCAGTGGCACGCCCGAGACCTTTCCCTTCCTGGTGGGCGCATCCTACGTGGTGTCCGTGGCGCTGATCCTGGCCATGACCTGGCTGGTGCACCGATGCGTGCATGCGATCAGCGCCACCGTCGTCAGCCTGAATCCGTATGACGTGGTCGACAACCTGAAGGCCCGGCGCATCCTGACGCAAACGCGTGTCTTGACGCGCAGCGCGCATTTCATCATTGCGCTGCTGGGCCTGTCGTTCGTCTTGCTGACTCTGCCCGGCGCCCGCCAGTTCGGCGCCAGTCTGCTGGCGTCAGCCGGTGTGGCAGGCCTGGTTGCCGGTATTGCCGCACGCCCCGTGCTCGGCAACTTCATTGCCGGCCTGCAGATCGCCTTTACCCAACCCATCCGCATCGACGATGTGCTGATCGTCCAGGGCGAATGGGGCCGGGTCGAAGAGATCACCGGTGCGTTCGTGGTGGTGCGCATCTGGGACGAACGCCGGCTGATCGTCCCGCTGCAATGGTTCATCGAAAACCCGTTCGAAAACTGGACGCACACCTCGTCCACCATCCTGGGCACCGTCTTCCTGTGGCTGGATTTCAGTGTGCCGCTGGACAAGGTGCGTGCCGAATTCGAACGCGTCTGCCAAGCCAATGAATTGTGGGACAAACGCGTGTGCGTGATGCACGTGGTCGACACGACCGACCGCGCGATGCAGATCCGTCTGCTGGTCAGCGCGATCGATTCGGGAACTGCGTTCGAGCTGCGTTGCCAGATACGGGAAGCCATGCTGAGCTTTGTGGCGGCGCAGTACCCCGAAGGCCTGCCCCGGGTGCGTGCGGAAATGTCGGGCGAACTGTCGCGCCCCGATGTCGAGAGCAACAGCCGGATTGCCGATGCTTACAGTGCGCCGATCCCCAAGGGCAGCAAGTTCGCGTAGAGTGAAAAAGGCCATCTGCGCACCTTTTGTCTTGTCTGGAGTTTCGACCATGTACCCCTCAACGACCCCGATCACCGCCGCACGCGTGCCCTCGCCCGCAGCCTTTGCGCGACGCTGCGTGGCGACGCTGGTGCTGGGCGTGGCCGCCTTTGCCGTCACGCCCCTGGTCCACGCCCAGGCCCCGGACCCCATGGAACCGCCTGCCGCGATCATCGAAAAGGCCGCGACCAACGTGCTGGCCCGCATCCGGTCCGACAACGAATTGAAGTCGGGTTCGCCAGCGAAAGTGAACCAGGCCGTCGACGAACTGATCCTGCCGTACGTGGATTTCGAGAAGACCACCCGCCTGGCCGTGGGCCGCTACTGGCGCCAGGCTACGCCGGACCAGCAGCAGCAACTGGTCAAGGAATTCCGCAACATGCTGGTGCGCACGTACAGCGGCGCGGTGTCGAGCATCTCGCCGCAGGCCAAGGTCGAAATGCGCCCTTTCCGCGCCGATGCCGCCGCGACCGACGTGGTGGTGCGGACGCTGGTCAGCGATGAAGATCGCGACGCCGTGCCGGTGGACTACCGCATGGAAAAGACGCCGCAGGGCTGGAAGATCTATGACCTGAATGTGCTGGGCGTCTGGTTCATCGAAAACTACCGGAATCAGTTTTCGCCCGTGGTGGCGCAAAGCGGGATCGACGGGCTGATCACGACCCTGCGCAGTCGCAACGAACAGATGAAGGTCGCGCCGTAGTCATCTGGCCCTGGCCAGTTTGGTATCCTTACGCCTTTGCCAGCTGCTGTCATGCCCCTAAGAGCCGGAAACGTATTCATGGTCGTCGCCCCAAGCGGCGCAGGCAAGTCCAGCCTGGTCAACGCGCTGCTTGAACGCAGCCCCGAGATCCGGTTGTCCATTTCCTGCACGACCCGGGCGCCCCGCCCCAAAGAAACCGACGGGAAGGAATACCACTTCGTTTCCGTGGCTGCGTTCGAAAAGATGCAGCGCGAAGACGACCTGCTGGAATGGGCCGAAGTGCATGGCAACTTCTATGGCACCCCGCGTGACTGGATCATGCGCCAGACCGAGGCGGGCCAGGACGTGCTGCTGGAGATCGACTGGCAGGGCGCCCGCCAGGTGCGGTCCAAGTACCCCGAAGCGATCGGCATTTTCATCCTGCCGCCATCAATCGAGGCGCTGGAAGCCCGGCTGCACAACCGTGGCCAGGATGCCCCCCAGGTGATCGCACGGCGCCTGCTGGCGGCCGGCGGCGAGTTCGCGCACGCCCCCGAGTCCGAATATGTTATTATTAATCAAGACTTTAACGCAGCCCTGGCGGAACTGAACACCATCGTTTCCGCCGCCCGGCTGCGTTTTCGTTCTCAGGCGGCGCGCCACGCCCAGCTGTTTTCCGAGCTCGGCATTCCGCACACTCCGGCGCCCGTCTAGCCGCGCCGCGCTAGCCAGCGCTCATGCACTATCTGCACTGACTTTCTCTGGGACCCTCATGGCACGTATTACGGTCGAAGACTGCTTGAAACAAATTCCGAACCGGTTCAAATTGACCCTGGTCGCCACCTATCGTGCACGTCAACTCGCGCAGGGCCATGCGGCCAAGCTCGACACCAAGGACAAGCCAACCGTGACCGCGCTGCGTGAAATCGCCGCCGGCCAGACCGGTCTGGAAATGCTCAAGAAGGTCCCCACCTAAGTAGTCAGCCTGTATCCAGTCCGCGTGGTGGAACCCGGGGCGCCTTCGTCGCAAGACGCCCCGGGCGACAGTTTCCACCCGATCGGACGATGCCAATTTCCAGTGCGCCCACAAGGTGTCCGGTTGGGTATCGCACTGGGCAGGGTCGGTCGTCACCGCCCCTGCTGACTTTCTTGCGACGACTATGGGATTTACTGTCACTTCCTCACGTTCAGGGTCCACGCCCGAGCCCTCGTCTGCAGTTTCCCCCGCTTCGAACGGCCACTCGCCGCTCGCGCCTTCCGCCACGCCTGCTTCGTACCATGCCCCCGCCGCCGGGGTATCGCTGGCTCCCCTTACCGAAACCATCTCGCTGTACCTGAGTCCGGAAGACGTTCGCCGCGTCCGCGACGCCTATCGTTTTTCCGACGAATCGCACTTGGGCCAGTTCCGCGCGAGCGGCGAAGCCTATATCTCGCACCCGATCGCGGTGACCGAGATTTGCGCGGGCTGGAAGCTCGATGCCGACGCGCTCATGGCCGCGTTGTTGCACGATGTGATGGAAGACCAGGGGGTCAAGAAGCAGGAACTGATCGAACGCTTCGGGATGGACGTTGCCGATCTGGTTGACGGCCTGTCCAAGCTGGACCGGCTGGAGTTTGCCAGCAAGGCCGAGCAGCAGGCGGAAAGCTTCCGCAAGATGCTGCTGGCCATGGCGCGCGACGTCCGGGTGATCCTGATCAAGCTGGCCGACCGCCTGCACAACATGCGTACGCTGGGCGCCGTGGCGCCCGAAAAGCGCCGCCGGGTGGCTCGCGAAACGCTGGACATCTATTCGCCGATCGCGCACCGCCTCGGCCTGAACATCATTTACCGCGAGCTGCAGGAACTGTGCTTCCAGGCGATCTATCCGCATCGCTACGAAGTGCTGCAACGCGCGGTGCTGTCGGCCCGGGGCAATCGCCGCGAGCTGGTCAGCAAGATCCAGGAAACGGTTCGCGCCGCCCTGCCCGCCGCCGGCATCGAAGCCGACGTGCTGGGCCGCGAAAAGAACCTGTTCGGCATCTACAACAAGATGACCGAACAGAAAAAGTCGTTTTCCGAAGTGCTCGACATCTATGGCTTCCGGGTGGTGGTCAATTCCCAACCCGAGTGCTATCTGACGCTGGGCACGCTGCACCAGCTGTTCCGCCCGGTGCCCGGCAAGTTCAAGGACTACATCGCCATTCCGAAAGTGAACGGCTATCAGTCCCTGCACACGACCGTGGTCGGCCCGTACGGCACGCCGGTGGAATTCCAGGTGCGCACGCGCGACATGAATCAGGTGGCCGAAAGCGGCGTGGCGGCGCACTGGCTGTACAAGTCCAGCGACGTCAGCCTGAACGACCTGCAAAAGCGCACCCACCAGTGGCTGCAGTCGCTACTGGACATCCAGCGGCAGACCGGCGACAGCAGCGAATTCCTCGAACACGTCAAGGTCGACCTGTTCCCCGACGCGGTGTATGTGTTCACCCCGCGCGGCAAGATCATTTCGCTGCCCCGCGGCGCGACGCCCATCGACTTTTCCTACCTGATCCACACCGACGTCGGCAACCAGACGGTGGCCGCCAAGGTGAATGGCGAGTTCGTGCCGCTGCGCACGGAATTGAAAAGCGGCGACGCGGTCGAGATCGTCACTTCCGAATCGTCGCGGCCCAACGCACAGTGGCTCAATTTCGTGCGGACCGGCAAGGCCCGTTCCGAAATCCGCCACTACCTTCGCACGGTCAAGTACGAAGAATCCGCCGCCTTTGGCGAACGCCTGCTGGCGTCGGCGCTCAAGTCCATCGGCCTGCCGATGCCCGAGCCAACCGACCCGGTGTGGGACAAGCTGGCCCGGGGTAGCGGCGCCCGGTCCCGGGACGAGATCCTGGCCGACATCGGCCTGGGCAAACGTCTGGCTGCCGTGGTGGCTCGCCGCTTCATGCCTGAAGGCGATCCGATCGCCACGTCCGCCGCCCAGGTGGACGAAGCGACCGACCCGGCCGCCACGCCCATCCGCATCCAGGGCAATGAAGGGCTGGCGGTGCAACTGGCGCCGTGCTGCACGCCGATCCCGGGCGATTCCATCGTCGCGTATGTGCGTCTGGGCCACGGCCTGGTCGTGCACACCGAAGACTGCCCCAACGCCCGCCGCCAGCGCGCACGCGAGCCGGAACGCTGGCTGGACGTGGCCTGGGACGACCAGACGTCCAAGCACTTCACGGCGCGTATCGACGTGGTGTTGCGGCAGGAACGCGGGGTGTTGGGACGGGTCGCAGCCGAGATCTCGGCGGCCGACGCCAACATCACCCACGTGTCGATGCAGGACGAAGCGTCCAGCACGGTGGCCGTGCACTTTACCGTGCAGGTCGAAAGCCGCCAGCACCTGGCGCAGGTGATCCGTTATCTGCGGCGCGTTCCGCAAGTCCAGCGGATCATCCGGATCAAGGGCTGACCGGAAATCGCTCGGTCGCAAGTGAAAAAGGCTGCGTGACGGGTTGACCGTACGCAGCCTTTTTCATGGTGGAGTGATGCTGCTTGAGTGATGCGGCTTGAGTGATGCCGCCGGCCACGCACCAGTTGGTATCGGCCCCGGCCAGCCCCACGCTCAGCTGGCGTCGGCCACTGGCTCCGGATAGCTGACTTCCAGGATATCCAGTTCGTCGATCCCGGCAGGCGTGCGCAGCACGACCGTGTCGCCGATCTTGGCCTTGGTCAGCGCGCGGGCCACCGGCGAAATCCAGCTGATCTTGCCCTGCAAGGGTTCCGCTTCATCCACGCCCACGATGGTGACGGTGTGGGTCTCGCCTTCCTTGTCCGCATACGTGACGGTGGCGCCAAAAAACACGTGATCCCGGTTGGGCTGCGAAGCGCTGTCGACAACCTCGGCAATATCCAGCCGTTTGGTCAGGAAACGCATGCGCCGGTCGATCTCGCGCAGCCGTTTCTTGCCATACAGGTAGTCGCCGTTTTCGGACCGGTCGCCGTTGGACGCCGCCCAGGACACGATCTGCACCACCGATGGCCGATCCACCGTCATCAGGTGAGTCAGTTCGTCGCGCAGCCGCGCATAGCCTTCCGGGGTGATGTAGTTTCGGACACCGGCGGGCAAGGCAACGGCTTCGGGCAGCTCGTCGTCTTCGTCGGCATCGGATTCTTTGACAAACGCTTTATTCATAGGACTTGCGGACCTGCAGGGGACGAGCGTTCAGGAACGCCCAAACCGAGAGGCTAGCACG
This window encodes:
- a CDS encoding S1C family serine protease translates to MFFAGLLCAGVLALLLRAAPGGQAPLTQEDINAAVLHTLETQSLPSRPARAAEAVRRSVVRVRGYPDTVPTETKPQGAVPKADTVPSPQEKPRNDGGKPPNRQADAGKPGAPRDGERGAKPGAPSGKEETPDEDRGSVGSGVVVVEDGTILTNFHVIAGSKRLVVTFFDGFESEATVVGVQPDKDLAVIKAKSTPDDLPPATLGSTANLRPGDEVVAVGFPFGIGPSVSSGVVSGLDRAFVSPQGKQELTKLIQFDAAANPGNSGGPLVSMDGEVVGIVTAILNPTEAHTFIGIGFATTIESAGSAVGIPPF
- a CDS encoding VWA domain-containing protein: MRFLWPDLLWSLLLVPLLVAAYIAVLRRRKKAVLRYSSMLLVRDALGPAQRFRRHIPPLLFLLAMISALFAAARPSATVVLPAEYLTLVLAMDVSRSMQASDVEPTRMFAAQGAAKQFIDELPSSVRLGIVSFAGTAAVVQTPTESRPDMIAAIERFQLQRGTATGSGLILALAMLFPQDGIDLESEVFRSNSRYGSRALPPAGAKPEAPVQKRAPVMPASYTGGAIILLSDGRRTTGPDPLDAAKMAAERGVRVYTVGFGTNQGAMIGDEGWSFYARLDEPTLKAVAQMTGGEYFQASSAADLRKIYEGLNLKFSMEKRETEISALFAAMAALLTVLAAGLSVLWFRRQ
- a CDS encoding alpha/beta hydrolase family protein, which codes for MTTSPARTAPAKRYDVRDFFRKPERSQYRISPDGKHLAFLAPHAGRQNVFVQPLAADGTLSGEPRALTSETARDVGGYFWKGSEHVLYVKDFGGDENFHVLSVPIAGGAAPRDLTPFEGVRAQLVDDLEDDDAHLLLSHNHRDSQVFDVFRVDVATGEAELVAANPGNITGWGTDHDGKLRLAITTDGVNNTLLYRDQETDEFKALLTTDFKESVSPLFFTFDNRRLYVSSNRGRDKAAIFEFDPQTAQEGALLFEHPDVDVSGLAYSHRRKVLTEIHYTTWKSEHKVLDPVLAAVYDDLAQQLPGYEIALQSATRDETRFIVATYNDRTQGARYLYDSESRKLTLLSVIQPHLAEDDMAVMKPIEFAARDGLTIRGYLTLPVGVPTENLPVIVNPHGGPWARDVWGFNPEIQFLANRGYAVLQINFRGSTGFGRAFWEASFKQWGKTMQHDITDGVHWLVKSGVADPKRVAIYGASYGGYATLAGIAFTPDLYAAAVDYVGVANLFTFMNTIPPYWKPFLDSMHEMVGHPEKDEALLREGSPVFFVDKITTPLFVAQGAQDPRVNKDESDQIVAALRGRGVEVEYMVKDNEGHGFHNEENQFEFYTAMEAFLAKHLDPQAG
- a CDS encoding mechanosensitive ion channel family protein, whose product is MDAILPDNVLALARPWLLFGAAIVVALIAAFLIHRTLIAVLRRLARRKPFTTAMTQYAYRASQVVLMLFAVRMVLSGTPETFPFLVGASYVVSVALILAMTWLVHRCVHAISATVVSLNPYDVVDNLKARRILTQTRVLTRSAHFIIALLGLSFVLLTLPGARQFGASLLASAGVAGLVAGIAARPVLGNFIAGLQIAFTQPIRIDDVLIVQGEWGRVEEITGAFVVVRIWDERRLIVPLQWFIENPFENWTHTSSTILGTVFLWLDFSVPLDKVRAEFERVCQANELWDKRVCVMHVVDTTDRAMQIRLLVSAIDSGTAFELRCQIREAMLSFVAAQYPEGLPRVRAEMSGELSRPDVESNSRIADAYSAPIPKGSKFA
- a CDS encoding MlaC/ttg2D family ABC transporter substrate-binding protein; translation: MYPSTTPITAARVPSPAAFARRCVATLVLGVAAFAVTPLVHAQAPDPMEPPAAIIEKAATNVLARIRSDNELKSGSPAKVNQAVDELILPYVDFEKTTRLAVGRYWRQATPDQQQQLVKEFRNMLVRTYSGAVSSISPQAKVEMRPFRADAAATDVVVRTLVSDEDRDAVPVDYRMEKTPQGWKIYDLNVLGVWFIENYRNQFSPVVAQSGIDGLITTLRSRNEQMKVAP
- the gmk gene encoding guanylate kinase, whose product is MPLRAGNVFMVVAPSGAGKSSLVNALLERSPEIRLSISCTTRAPRPKETDGKEYHFVSVAAFEKMQREDDLLEWAEVHGNFYGTPRDWIMRQTEAGQDVLLEIDWQGARQVRSKYPEAIGIFILPPSIEALEARLHNRGQDAPQVIARRLLAAGGEFAHAPESEYVIINQDFNAALAELNTIVSAARLRFRSQAARHAQLFSELGIPHTPAPV
- the rpoZ gene encoding DNA-directed RNA polymerase subunit omega codes for the protein MARITVEDCLKQIPNRFKLTLVATYRARQLAQGHAAKLDTKDKPTVTALREIAAGQTGLEMLKKVPT
- a CDS encoding RelA/SpoT family protein, translating into MGFTVTSSRSGSTPEPSSAVSPASNGHSPLAPSATPASYHAPAAGVSLAPLTETISLYLSPEDVRRVRDAYRFSDESHLGQFRASGEAYISHPIAVTEICAGWKLDADALMAALLHDVMEDQGVKKQELIERFGMDVADLVDGLSKLDRLEFASKAEQQAESFRKMLLAMARDVRVILIKLADRLHNMRTLGAVAPEKRRRVARETLDIYSPIAHRLGLNIIYRELQELCFQAIYPHRYEVLQRAVLSARGNRRELVSKIQETVRAALPAAGIEADVLGREKNLFGIYNKMTEQKKSFSEVLDIYGFRVVVNSQPECYLTLGTLHQLFRPVPGKFKDYIAIPKVNGYQSLHTTVVGPYGTPVEFQVRTRDMNQVAESGVAAHWLYKSSDVSLNDLQKRTHQWLQSLLDIQRQTGDSSEFLEHVKVDLFPDAVYVFTPRGKIISLPRGATPIDFSYLIHTDVGNQTVAAKVNGEFVPLRTELKSGDAVEIVTSESSRPNAQWLNFVRTGKARSEIRHYLRTVKYEESAAFGERLLASALKSIGLPMPEPTDPVWDKLARGSGARSRDEILADIGLGKRLAAVVARRFMPEGDPIATSAAQVDEATDPAATPIRIQGNEGLAVQLAPCCTPIPGDSIVAYVRLGHGLVVHTEDCPNARRQRAREPERWLDVAWDDQTSKHFTARIDVVLRQERGVLGRVAAEISAADANITHVSMQDEASSTVAVHFTVQVESRQHLAQVIRYLRRVPQVQRIIRIKG
- the greB gene encoding transcription elongation factor GreB; this encodes MNKAFVKESDADEDDELPEAVALPAGVRNYITPEGYARLRDELTHLMTVDRPSVVQIVSWAASNGDRSENGDYLYGKKRLREIDRRMRFLTKRLDIAEVVDSASQPNRDHVFFGATVTYADKEGETHTVTIVGVDEAEPLQGKISWISPVARALTKAKIGDTVVLRTPAGIDELDILEVSYPEPVADAS